The Dyella caseinilytica genome has a window encoding:
- a CDS encoding NUDIX domain-containing protein produces the protein MAETTERVRVIESQVLSNDWYLLKKTIFDFRRADGSWQRQQRETYDRGNGATLLLYQLTTRKVVLIRQFRFPAYINGHDGMLVEAPAGLLDQATPEQRIRAEAEEETGYRVGEVRKVFEAFMSPGSVTEKLYFFIAEYDDTSKVSQGGGIEDEGEDIEVLELHFDEAMAMIRRGEIVDGKTIMLLQYAALHLFNERRS, from the coding sequence ATGGCCGAAACGACCGAACGCGTCCGCGTCATCGAGAGCCAGGTGCTCTCGAACGACTGGTACCTGCTTAAGAAAACCATTTTCGATTTCCGTCGCGCGGACGGCAGCTGGCAGCGCCAGCAACGGGAAACCTATGACCGCGGCAACGGCGCGACCTTGCTGCTTTACCAGCTCACCACGCGCAAGGTGGTGCTGATCCGCCAATTTCGCTTTCCCGCCTACATCAACGGCCATGACGGCATGCTGGTGGAAGCGCCGGCAGGATTGCTCGACCAAGCCACCCCGGAACAACGCATCCGCGCCGAGGCGGAAGAAGAAACCGGCTACCGCGTCGGCGAAGTGCGCAAAGTGTTCGAGGCGTTCATGAGCCCCGGCTCCGTGACGGAGAAGCTGTACTTCTTCATCGCCGAATACGATGACACCTCAAAAGTCAGCCAAGGCGGCGGCATCGAGGATGAAGGCGAAGATATCGAAGTGCTGGAGCTGCACTTTGATGAAGCAATGGCCATGATCCGGCGTGGCGAGATTGTTGATGGCAAGACCATCATGCTTCTGCAGTATGCAGCGTTGCATCTGTTCAATGAGCGCAGGTCTTGA
- a CDS encoding DeoR/GlpR family DNA-binding transcription regulator, which translates to MLTSHRKQAILAALKRDGQVVAKTLSEVFGVSEDTIRRDLRELAVDGLLQRVHGGALPSSPAAGDFVQRQQISTDAKSAIARKAATLIAPGQVVLFDGGTTCVELARHLPPSLQATVVTHSPSVAVALVDHPGIEVVLIGGRLFKHSIVTVGAAAIEAIGHIRADTYFMGVTGVHPTEGLSTGDLEEAYVKRALVARAAEVVVLASAEKLNAASPYVIAEATAATMLVVEGDTPEAVTDPFAALGIAILRA; encoded by the coding sequence ATGCTGACCAGCCATCGCAAGCAAGCCATCCTGGCAGCGCTCAAGCGCGACGGTCAGGTCGTCGCCAAGACGTTAAGTGAGGTATTTGGCGTCTCAGAGGACACCATTCGGCGCGATTTGCGCGAACTTGCGGTAGATGGCCTGCTGCAGCGGGTCCATGGCGGGGCGTTGCCGTCCTCGCCAGCCGCGGGCGATTTCGTGCAACGACAGCAGATCAGCACGGACGCCAAATCAGCCATTGCGCGCAAGGCGGCCACCCTGATTGCCCCGGGGCAGGTGGTGCTTTTCGATGGTGGCACCACCTGCGTGGAGCTGGCGCGGCATCTTCCGCCTAGCTTGCAGGCGACCGTGGTGACGCACAGCCCCAGCGTCGCGGTGGCGCTGGTCGATCACCCGGGGATCGAAGTGGTGCTGATCGGCGGCCGCTTGTTCAAGCATTCCATCGTCACGGTAGGTGCAGCGGCGATCGAAGCGATCGGGCATATCCGCGCTGATACCTACTTCATGGGCGTAACAGGCGTGCACCCCACCGAGGGGCTAAGTACCGGCGATCTTGAAGAAGCGTACGTGAAGCGCGCGCTGGTGGCGCGGGCGGCGGAAGTCGTGGTGCTCGCATCCGCTGAAAAGCTCAATGCGGCTTCGCCTTATGTGATTGCGGAAGCGACGGCAGCGACCATGCTGGTCGTGGAAGGTGATACGCCGGAGGCGGTGACCGATCCGTTCGCGGCGCTGGGTATTGCGATTCTGCGGGCGTAA
- the fabV gene encoding enoyl-ACP reductase FabV: protein MIIHPKVRGFICVTAHPTGCEKNVQEQIDITKASGAFASGPKRVLVIGASTGYGLASRITAAFGHGAATLGVFLEKPSSESKPGTAGWYNSAAFDKLAKQAGLYSRSINGDAFSHETRQRAIELIKNEMGGPIDLVIYSLASPVRKMPDSGELVRSALKTMGNTFTASSVDTNRDAVVQATVEPATEQEIKDTVTVMGGEDWALWIDALSKAGVLAKNATTIAYSYVGTEITWPIYWHGTLGQAKQHLDNTARELRTHYAAEGLHAYVGVMKSVVTQASSAIPVIPLYVSMVFRIMKEKGIHEGTIEQINRLFHQFLYRQDGKTPETDSEGRLRLDDWELRDDVQQACKALWPTVNTENLWQNTDYAGYKHEFLRLFGFDRKDVDYNAEVNPDVRFDVVES, encoded by the coding sequence GTGATCATCCATCCCAAGGTTCGTGGCTTTATCTGTGTCACTGCGCATCCCACCGGTTGCGAGAAAAATGTGCAGGAACAAATCGACATCACCAAGGCGAGCGGTGCATTCGCCTCCGGCCCGAAGCGGGTGTTGGTGATCGGCGCCTCGACCGGTTATGGATTGGCATCGCGCATCACCGCGGCTTTTGGCCATGGCGCCGCAACGCTGGGCGTATTTCTGGAAAAGCCTTCCAGCGAGAGCAAGCCTGGCACGGCCGGCTGGTACAACTCCGCCGCCTTCGACAAGCTCGCCAAGCAGGCAGGCCTGTACAGCCGCTCCATCAATGGTGACGCGTTCTCGCATGAAACCCGTCAGCGCGCGATCGAGCTGATCAAGAACGAAATGGGCGGCCCGATCGACCTGGTGATCTATTCGCTAGCCTCGCCCGTGCGCAAGATGCCGGACAGCGGTGAATTGGTCCGTTCGGCGCTCAAGACCATGGGCAACACCTTTACGGCTTCGTCTGTCGACACCAACCGCGACGCGGTCGTGCAGGCCACGGTGGAACCGGCGACCGAACAGGAAATCAAGGATACCGTCACTGTGATGGGTGGTGAGGACTGGGCGCTGTGGATCGACGCACTGAGCAAGGCCGGCGTATTGGCCAAGAACGCCACCACCATCGCCTATAGCTACGTCGGCACCGAAATCACCTGGCCGATCTATTGGCACGGCACATTGGGACAGGCCAAGCAGCATCTGGACAACACCGCGCGCGAACTACGCACGCATTACGCGGCGGAAGGTCTGCACGCTTACGTCGGCGTGATGAAATCCGTGGTCACGCAGGCCAGCTCGGCCATTCCGGTCATTCCGCTGTATGTCTCCATGGTGTTCCGCATCATGAAGGAAAAAGGCATCCACGAAGGCACCATCGAGCAGATCAACCGCCTGTTCCACCAATTCCTGTATCGCCAGGATGGCAAGACGCCGGAAACCGACAGCGAAGGCCGCCTGCGCCTGGACGACTGGGAACTGCGCGACGATGTGCAGCAAGCCTGCAAGGCGCTGTGGCCGACGGTCAACACTGAAAACCTGTGGCAGAACACCGACTACGCCGGCTACAAGCACGAATTCCTGCGCCTGTTCGGCTTCGATCGCAAGGATGTGGATTACAACGCGGAAGTAAATCCGGACGTGCGGTTTGATGTCGTCGAGTCGTAA